A genome region from Hymenobacter tibetensis includes the following:
- a CDS encoding glycoside hydrolase family 30 protein produces the protein MHHTLIAAFLASALATTALAQKAPAPSTKPYSAAGKQVQVYTTAQNTDLRLAATATLRFQPVGQPLETQPTVFVDPSHRFQTMLGIGGALTDAAAETFAKLPKAQQQELLQAYYSPTKGIGYTLARTSIHSTDFSSGSYTYVADNDKTLKSFSIQHDQQYRIPFIKQAQAAAGGQLTMYVSPWSPPAWMKDTNSMLSGGKLRPEFRQSWADYYVKFIRAYEQAGIPIWGLSVQNEPMAKQKWESCLFTAEEERDFVKAYLGPTLKKAGLGGKKLIGWDHNRDLIYQRAATLFDDPEASQYFWGLGYHWYETWTGSGMQFENVRRVHETYPDKHLIFTEGCVENFQFSGIQDWKLGERYGYSMLNDFNAGTEAWTDWNVLLDETGGPNHVGNFCFAPIIGDTRSGKVLYTNAYYYIGHFSKFIRPGARRIATAASRDVLQSTAFVNLDGSVAVVVLNTTEQEQPFQLWIQGQAAPATSRPHSIMTMVVK, from the coding sequence ATGCACCACACACTTATTGCCGCTTTCCTGGCGTCGGCCCTCGCAACCACTGCCCTGGCCCAGAAAGCCCCCGCTCCCTCTACCAAGCCATATTCCGCTGCCGGCAAACAGGTGCAGGTCTATACCACGGCCCAGAACACCGACCTGCGCCTGGCGGCCACCGCCACGCTGCGCTTCCAGCCCGTGGGCCAGCCGCTGGAAACCCAGCCCACGGTCTTCGTCGACCCCAGCCACCGCTTCCAGACCATGCTCGGTATTGGGGGGGCGCTGACCGATGCCGCGGCCGAAACCTTCGCCAAACTGCCCAAGGCCCAACAGCAGGAATTGCTGCAAGCCTACTACAGTCCCACCAAAGGCATCGGCTACACGCTGGCCCGTACCAGCATCCACAGCACCGACTTTTCCAGTGGCAGCTACACCTACGTAGCCGATAACGACAAGACGCTCAAGAGCTTCAGCATTCAGCATGACCAGCAGTACCGCATCCCCTTCATCAAGCAGGCCCAAGCCGCAGCCGGCGGCCAACTGACCATGTACGTGAGCCCGTGGAGCCCACCGGCCTGGATGAAGGACACCAACAGCATGCTCAGCGGCGGTAAGCTGCGCCCCGAGTTCCGCCAAAGCTGGGCCGACTACTACGTCAAGTTCATCCGGGCCTACGAGCAAGCCGGCATCCCCATCTGGGGCCTGTCGGTGCAGAACGAGCCCATGGCTAAGCAGAAATGGGAATCCTGCCTGTTCACGGCCGAGGAAGAGCGCGACTTCGTCAAAGCCTACCTCGGGCCTACGCTGAAGAAAGCCGGGCTGGGCGGCAAGAAGCTCATCGGCTGGGACCACAACCGCGACCTGATCTACCAGCGCGCCGCCACCTTGTTTGATGACCCCGAAGCCAGCCAGTACTTCTGGGGCCTGGGTTACCACTGGTACGAAACGTGGACCGGCTCCGGCATGCAGTTCGAAAACGTGCGCCGCGTGCACGAAACCTACCCCGACAAGCACCTGATCTTCACCGAGGGCTGCGTGGAGAACTTCCAGTTCAGCGGCATTCAGGACTGGAAGCTGGGCGAGCGGTACGGCTACTCGATGCTTAACGACTTCAACGCCGGCACCGAGGCCTGGACCGACTGGAACGTGCTGCTCGACGAAACCGGCGGGCCCAACCACGTGGGCAACTTCTGCTTCGCCCCCATCATCGGTGACACGCGCAGCGGTAAGGTACTCTACACCAACGCCTACTACTATATCGGCCACTTCTCAAAGTTCATCCGGCCCGGGGCCCGGCGCATCGCCACGGCCGCCAGCCGCGACGTGCTGCAGTCCACAGCCTTCGTCAACCTCGACGGCAGCGTGGCCGTGGTCGTGCTGAACACCACCGAACAGGAACAGCCTTTTCAGCTCTGGATTCAGGGCCAGGCCGCCCCGGCCACCAGCCGTCCCCACTCCATTATGACTATGGTGGTGAAGTAA
- a CDS encoding glycoside hydrolase family 30 protein, with protein sequence MVALTGRIRFFTRYSSPMMPISLPFFRGAAGALLLGLAASCGSNDSPDPTPPVVVPPVVTGPSQVALWLTTADKSTLFYKSTLSLNFKDPVGQNPTIDVDTTQTFQTIDGFGYTLTGGSAQLLNQMSAPTRAALLTELFATTDNNIGTSYLRVSIGASDLDATVFTYDDAAQPDPTLAQFSLAPDKVNLIPVLKEILAINPTIKILGSPWTAPNWMKTNNNSKGGSLKPEYYAVYAQYLVKYLQAMQAEGIRVDAVTLQNEPLNPDNNPSMVMTATEQATFIGNHVGPAFRAAGITTKIIVYDHNLDRTDYPMTVLQDPKASQYVDGSAFHLYAGNISGMSTVHNAFPDKNVYFTEQWVGGPGNFADDLNWHVNNLIIGATRNWSRNVLEWNLAADQNYGPHTPGGCSTCLGAVTIVGNAVTRNTAYYTVAHAAKFVRPGSVRIGTTLPANLSNVAFKNPEGKKVLVVLNTGPSVQTFDIRYRGKVVTSQLGSGAVGTYIW encoded by the coding sequence ATGGTTGCGCTTACTGGCCGCATCCGCTTCTTCACTCGCTATTCTTCCCCCATGATGCCTATATCATTGCCATTTTTTCGCGGTGCCGCTGGTGCGCTGCTGCTAGGGCTAGCGGCTAGTTGCGGCAGCAACGACTCGCCGGACCCGACGCCACCCGTAGTGGTACCGCCTGTGGTTACCGGCCCGTCGCAGGTGGCGCTGTGGCTAACAACTGCCGACAAAAGCACCCTCTTTTACAAGAGTACGCTGAGCTTGAACTTCAAGGACCCGGTCGGGCAAAACCCCACGATTGACGTGGACACCACCCAAACGTTCCAAACCATCGACGGCTTCGGCTACACGCTTACCGGGGGCAGCGCCCAATTGCTCAACCAAATGAGTGCGCCCACGCGGGCCGCCCTGCTGACCGAGCTGTTTGCCACCACCGACAACAACATCGGCACCAGCTACCTGCGCGTCAGCATTGGAGCTTCCGATCTGGATGCCACCGTGTTCACTTACGATGATGCTGCCCAGCCCGACCCCACGCTGGCACAGTTCAGTTTGGCCCCGGACAAGGTCAACCTGATTCCGGTGCTCAAGGAGATTCTGGCTATTAACCCAACCATCAAGATCCTGGGCTCCCCCTGGACGGCGCCCAACTGGATGAAAACCAACAATAACTCCAAGGGCGGCTCGCTCAAGCCGGAGTACTACGCGGTATACGCCCAGTATTTGGTGAAATACCTGCAAGCCATGCAGGCCGAAGGCATTCGGGTGGATGCCGTGACGCTGCAAAATGAGCCTCTGAACCCCGACAACAACCCGAGCATGGTGATGACGGCCACCGAGCAGGCCACCTTCATTGGCAACCATGTGGGACCTGCCTTCCGAGCGGCGGGTATCACCACCAAGATCATCGTTTACGACCATAACCTCGACCGTACCGATTATCCCATGACCGTGCTGCAAGACCCGAAGGCCAGTCAATATGTGGATGGTTCGGCCTTCCACCTCTACGCCGGCAACATCTCGGGCATGAGCACGGTGCACAATGCCTTCCCCGACAAGAACGTGTACTTCACCGAGCAATGGGTGGGAGGCCCCGGCAACTTTGCCGACGACCTGAACTGGCACGTCAACAACCTCATCATCGGGGCGACACGCAACTGGAGCCGCAATGTGCTGGAGTGGAACCTGGCCGCCGATCAGAACTATGGGCCGCACACGCCCGGAGGCTGTAGCACGTGCCTCGGAGCCGTGACCATCGTTGGCAACGCCGTAACCCGCAACACCGCTTATTATACCGTGGCGCACGCCGCCAAGTTTGTACGCCCTGGCTCGGTTCGTATTGGCACGACGCTGCCCGCCAACCTGTCCAACGTGGCGTTCAAGAATCCGGAGGGCAAGAAGGTGCTTGTCGTCCTCAACACCGGCCCCAGTGTCCAGACTTTCGATATCCGCTACCGGGGTAAGGTGGTCACCAGCCAACTAGGCAGCGGGGCCGTCGGAACCTACATCTGGTAA
- a CDS encoding RICIN domain-containing protein: MNTSTFWGTWVPRAVRCLPLLLAGLSINEHATAQSFLRTDGPRIVNASNQEVILNGMNLGNWAVQEGYMMKYNWEGINNKKTQGMVKKTLYNAGMSDAAVETFYQNYRNNFITKPDIDYIASKGFNCVRLPLHYELFLTPAQRAVRSSVMRGTVSYDSYVSQLTNWYNANQLFTDPNNMEALRMIDNTLAWAQANNMYVVLDMHAVPGSQGTDANIADQIVPNDLWNRSINQDVLNRLWAFVSNRYKNDARVAMYDLINEPNNYPNNQKIHDVYQRLITTIRGNGDNHLILLEGNGWGNDYNYMEPFTFSNRSNLVYNSHRYSGGGYEMDNDVNSTGGSPNTIRFIGDLRNFRTTHNVPIWIGETGENTDTWMRDAAKNLNSVGIGWCHWTYKRFEDRSNPAFMHINPPYVVDGPAGLNQALINIRFANCVPNTTVAAVSPNQNGIVNYPGGGNYNGTGGGTTSGPQIGRIYEISSKNGGKALEVSANSTANGGRVQQWGWVSAANQKWKLVDAGSPYVRIVNVNSNKSLDIAGPSTADGALIHQWDWVSADNQYWQILANGDGTYRIVNKYSGKALDVQNNSTADGAAIQQWTYGGGDNQRWWFSDQGAARVALATTSAATDARLQVYPTVTSSDLHFRYNAPASQRLHLRLLDLTGRVVVPQLERAVSVGENAVTVPVAAVSAGTYLLQVDTPDGQLVRRVIVAH, from the coding sequence ATGAACACCAGTACTTTCTGGGGCACCTGGGTGCCCCGCGCCGTGCGCTGCCTGCCGCTGTTGCTAGCGGGCTTAAGCATCAACGAACACGCTACGGCCCAAAGCTTTCTGCGGACCGATGGTCCCCGAATCGTCAATGCCAGCAACCAGGAGGTTATCCTCAATGGCATGAACCTGGGCAACTGGGCCGTGCAGGAAGGCTACATGATGAAGTACAACTGGGAAGGCATCAACAACAAGAAAACCCAGGGGATGGTGAAAAAGACGCTCTACAATGCCGGGATGAGCGACGCCGCCGTGGAAACCTTCTACCAGAATTACCGCAACAACTTCATTACCAAGCCCGACATCGACTACATCGCCTCGAAAGGCTTCAACTGTGTGCGTCTGCCGCTGCACTACGAGCTGTTTCTGACGCCGGCCCAGCGGGCGGTGCGCAGCAGCGTGATGCGCGGCACTGTTTCCTACGACTCCTACGTGAGCCAGCTCACCAACTGGTACAACGCCAATCAGCTCTTCACTGACCCCAACAATATGGAGGCGCTGCGCATGATTGACAACACGCTGGCGTGGGCACAGGCCAACAATATGTATGTGGTGCTGGATATGCACGCCGTGCCCGGCTCGCAAGGCACCGACGCCAACATTGCCGACCAAATCGTGCCCAACGACCTGTGGAACCGCTCCATCAACCAAGACGTGCTCAACCGGCTGTGGGCGTTTGTGTCGAACCGCTACAAGAACGACGCCCGGGTAGCCATGTACGACTTAATCAACGAGCCAAACAACTACCCCAACAACCAGAAGATTCATGATGTGTATCAGCGCTTGATTACCACCATCCGGGGCAACGGCGACAATCACCTGATTCTGTTGGAAGGCAACGGCTGGGGCAACGACTACAACTACATGGAGCCGTTTACCTTCTCCAACCGCTCGAACTTGGTGTACAACTCGCACCGCTACAGCGGCGGCGGCTACGAGATGGACAACGACGTGAACTCCACCGGCGGCAGCCCGAACACTATCCGCTTCATCGGCGACCTGCGCAACTTCCGCACCACTCACAACGTGCCCATCTGGATTGGGGAAACTGGCGAGAACACCGACACCTGGATGCGTGATGCCGCCAAAAACCTCAACTCGGTGGGTATCGGCTGGTGCCACTGGACCTACAAGCGCTTCGAGGACCGCAGCAACCCGGCCTTTATGCACATCAACCCGCCCTACGTGGTGGATGGTCCGGCCGGCCTAAATCAGGCGCTCATCAATATCCGGTTTGCCAATTGCGTGCCCAATACCACCGTGGCGGCCGTGTCGCCCAACCAGAACGGCATCGTCAATTATCCTGGTGGCGGCAACTACAACGGCACTGGCGGTGGCACAACCAGCGGCCCGCAGATTGGCCGCATCTACGAAATCAGCTCGAAAAACGGCGGCAAGGCCCTCGAAGTATCGGCGAATTCTACGGCTAATGGCGGCCGGGTGCAGCAGTGGGGCTGGGTGAGTGCGGCCAACCAGAAATGGAAGCTCGTGGATGCCGGCAGCCCTTACGTGCGCATCGTGAACGTGAACAGCAACAAGTCCTTGGACATTGCCGGCCCTTCCACCGCCGATGGCGCCCTGATTCATCAGTGGGACTGGGTGAGTGCCGACAACCAGTACTGGCAAATTCTGGCCAACGGCGACGGCACCTACCGCATTGTGAACAAGTACAGTGGCAAGGCCCTCGACGTGCAAAACAACTCCACGGCCGATGGCGCAGCTATTCAGCAGTGGACCTACGGCGGCGGCGACAACCAAAGATGGTGGTTCAGTGACCAAGGCGCGGCCCGGGTTGCCCTGGCTACCACCAGCGCTGCCACTGACGCCCGCCTGCAAGTGTACCCCACCGTCACCAGCTCCGACTTGCACTTCCGCTATAACGCACCAGCTAGCCAGCGCCTGCACTTGCGCTTGCTCGACCTGACGGGCCGGGTGGTGGTACCCCAGCTCGAACGCGCTGTATCAGTGGGCGAAAACGCCGTGACGGTGCCCGTAGCGGCAGTATCTGCCGGGACGTACCTGCTGCAAGTGGATACCCCCGACGGCCAGTTGGTGCGCCGGGTGATAGTGGCGCATTGA
- a CDS encoding glycoside hydrolase family 30 protein translates to MFSFSKSTLSLALLLSVGLGAGCQRPPQTGAAPAKGTAAFWLTNPDKSVLFQAQPTLTWGTSAATSTVIEIDEKQKFQPIDGFGYCLTGGSAELLHAMTPEARAAILRELFATDGTNIGVSYLRLSIGASDLDAKVFSYDDMPEGQTDPTLAKFSLAPDQTHLIPVLKEILVINPTIKILGSPWSPPTWMKTNNNSKGGSLKPEFYDAYARYFAKYIQGMKAEGIRIDAITVQNEPLHPGNNPSLLMLAEQQAEFVKKHLGPTLKAEKLDTKIIVYDHNADRPDYPITILNDPEAKKYVDGSAFHLYAGSIDALSKVHDAHPDKNLYFTEQWVGSKSKFEENMPWHVRTLIIGATRNWARTVLEWNLAADPQQNPHTPGGCTECRGALTLDGNTVTREDAYYIIAHASKFVRPGSVRIASTTSETLPNVAFKTPSGQRVVIVQNNAKEPQTFSLRHQGKTLNTTLNAGSAGTYVW, encoded by the coding sequence ATGTTTTCGTTTTCCAAATCCACGCTGTCATTGGCGCTACTGCTTAGCGTAGGCTTAGGTGCTGGCTGCCAGCGCCCTCCTCAGACGGGCGCTGCTCCCGCGAAAGGCACGGCGGCTTTCTGGCTTACCAATCCCGACAAATCGGTGCTGTTTCAGGCCCAGCCAACGCTTACCTGGGGCACAAGTGCTGCTACGAGCACCGTCATTGAAATTGATGAGAAACAGAAGTTTCAACCGATTGATGGCTTTGGCTACTGCCTGACCGGCGGCAGCGCCGAGCTGTTGCACGCCATGACGCCGGAGGCGCGAGCCGCCATCCTGCGGGAGTTGTTTGCTACCGACGGCACCAACATCGGGGTCAGCTACCTGCGGCTCAGCATTGGCGCTTCCGATCTCGATGCCAAGGTGTTCAGCTACGATGATATGCCGGAGGGCCAGACCGACCCGACACTAGCCAAGTTCAGCCTCGCCCCCGACCAAACGCACCTGATTCCGGTGCTCAAGGAAATCCTGGTTATCAACCCGACCATCAAAATCCTGGGGTCGCCTTGGTCGCCGCCAACCTGGATGAAAACCAACAACAACTCCAAGGGTGGCTCGCTCAAGCCCGAATTTTACGACGCCTACGCCCGCTACTTCGCCAAATACATCCAGGGCATGAAGGCCGAAGGCATTCGCATTGATGCCATTACGGTGCAGAACGAGCCTCTGCACCCCGGCAACAACCCAAGCCTGCTGATGCTGGCCGAGCAGCAGGCCGAGTTCGTGAAGAAGCATCTTGGTCCAACCCTCAAGGCCGAAAAGCTCGACACGAAAATCATCGTGTACGACCACAACGCCGACCGCCCCGACTACCCTATCACCATTCTCAACGACCCGGAAGCCAAGAAGTACGTGGACGGCTCCGCGTTCCACCTCTACGCCGGCTCCATCGACGCCCTAAGCAAGGTGCACGACGCCCACCCCGACAAAAATCTGTACTTCACTGAGCAATGGGTGGGCTCCAAGAGCAAGTTCGAAGAAAACATGCCCTGGCACGTGCGCACCCTTATCATTGGCGCCACCCGCAACTGGGCCCGCACCGTGCTGGAATGGAACCTGGCCGCCGACCCGCAGCAAAACCCGCACACGCCCGGCGGCTGCACCGAGTGCCGCGGCGCCCTCACGCTCGACGGCAACACCGTGACGCGCGAAGATGCCTACTACATCATTGCCCACGCCAGCAAGTTTGTGCGGCCCGGCTCGGTTCGCATAGCGTCCACCACTTCCGAGACGCTGCCTAATGTAGCGTTCAAAACGCCGAGCGGCCAACGCGTGGTGATTGTGCAGAACAACGCTAAAGAACCTCAAACCTTCAGCTTGCGCCACCAAGGCAAAACACTGAACACTACCCTCAATGCCGGCTCGGCTGGCACCTACGTGTGGTAG
- a CDS encoding RagB/SusD family nutrient uptake outer membrane protein gives MKKILIPVFALTLLGSCDVLDKEPLPTIAPENFFQNADDAEAAITAAYDALQATGLYSQDLIAVGEMPSDNCSSTNGDVTTLDRINWTPTTSQVTNIWRDSYVGINRANAVLKYVPNVSMAAERKNQILGEAYFLRALHYYNLVRLYGDVPLRLEPTESGEQSVIALPRTAAETVYARIGADLTEADALVPATNPNRITKGAVNALLAKVLLTQRQWGPAVAAANKVISAGTYSLLANFKGLYPAENKASETILEVQNQGNTDGNNILPDLLLPSPPATFSFPKFNIPTAELLQYADTSSFTATGTRKPNADKRWTLVGRTNAGRDYASFVLSTNSNANDNGPFVYKWPGAPNSFNSPDNTYILRYADVLLMYAEAANEQGGPSADVLAKLNLVRTRAGLEALTSASAQYASKKAMRDEIDRQRRLELAFEGERWYDLLRYARHNQAEPGAHTVTALDLIQRQLNRADVNYLLFPLPQGEINNNAQLQQNPGY, from the coding sequence ATGAAAAAGATACTTATTCCCGTTTTCGCACTGACCTTGTTGGGCAGCTGCGATGTGCTCGACAAAGAGCCGCTCCCCACCATTGCGCCCGAAAACTTCTTCCAGAACGCCGACGACGCCGAGGCCGCCATCACGGCCGCCTACGACGCCCTCCAAGCCACCGGCCTCTACAGCCAGGATTTGATTGCGGTAGGGGAAATGCCCTCCGATAACTGCAGCAGCACCAACGGCGACGTCACGACCCTGGACCGCATCAACTGGACCCCCACCACCAGCCAGGTGACCAATATCTGGCGCGATTCATACGTGGGCATTAACCGGGCCAATGCGGTGCTCAAGTACGTACCCAACGTGTCGATGGCTGCCGAGCGCAAAAATCAGATTTTGGGCGAAGCCTATTTCCTGCGCGCCCTGCACTACTACAACCTAGTGCGCCTCTACGGCGACGTGCCCCTGCGCCTGGAACCCACCGAATCCGGCGAGCAGTCGGTTATTGCCCTGCCGCGCACGGCAGCAGAAACGGTGTACGCCCGCATTGGAGCCGACTTAACGGAAGCCGATGCACTGGTGCCGGCTACCAACCCGAACCGCATCACCAAAGGAGCCGTGAATGCCTTGCTGGCCAAGGTGCTCCTTACCCAGCGCCAGTGGGGACCGGCCGTCGCCGCCGCCAATAAGGTAATTAGCGCCGGGACGTATTCGTTGCTGGCCAATTTCAAAGGCTTGTATCCGGCCGAAAATAAGGCGTCTGAAACCATTCTGGAAGTGCAGAACCAAGGCAACACCGACGGCAACAACATCCTGCCCGATTTGCTGCTGCCCTCCCCTCCTGCTACGTTCTCGTTCCCGAAATTCAACATTCCTACGGCCGAGTTGCTGCAATACGCCGACACGTCGTCGTTCACGGCTACCGGCACCAGAAAACCCAACGCCGACAAGCGCTGGACCCTTGTGGGCCGCACCAACGCCGGCCGCGACTACGCCAGCTTTGTGCTTAGCACCAACAGCAATGCCAACGACAACGGCCCCTTCGTGTACAAGTGGCCCGGCGCCCCCAACTCATTCAACAGCCCCGACAACACCTACATTCTACGCTACGCCGATGTGCTGCTGATGTACGCGGAGGCAGCCAACGAGCAAGGTGGCCCGTCAGCAGATGTGCTGGCTAAATTGAACCTGGTGCGCACCCGCGCCGGCCTTGAGGCCCTCACTTCCGCTTCGGCGCAATACGCCAGCAAGAAAGCTATGCGCGACGAAATCGACCGGCAGCGCCGCCTGGAACTGGCCTTTGAGGGCGAGCGGTGGTACGACTTGCTGCGTTACGCGCGCCACAACCAGGCCGAGCCCGGTGCCCACACTGTTACGGCCTTAGACCTGATTCAGCGGCAACTAAATCGTGCCGATGTGAACTACTTGTTATTCCCCTTGCCGCAAGGCGAAATCAACAACAACGCGCAGCTCCAGCAGAACCCTGGCTACTAG